From a region of the Vanrija pseudolonga chromosome 2, complete sequence genome:
- the yos9 gene encoding Protein OS-9 has product MSHLAIYLLGLATLSARASHSGLQDLAAFPKYEVFFLPDLPIAQSDASRCRRTGLAHDDDWLELRPESRALDAGDSDDGENVSFDAPTTVQFMPLHYTPPGTDEISTYLCALPSLNVTESQVNDNARYEDDEPEPDPVASWQALSHLDGKCLYLRHAWFTYAYCHNSHLRQFRALQQDQYPHIAGSDPEEDPAFDAYSLGQAHPVSKKGKAALPPGQRRGAAAPKGEVEPVAPPEAPAEQVSTFGVGPASRYLKQRWTDGTKCDKTGKPREVEVQVHCSMTSTDVLYMVKEITTCQYVVVIHSPHLCSLPGFRPSSSDHIVPAPIRCRLVISDSEMEDWMDAGVAGEEKTWGGEVPRLPERPREDEVKSDEPEDKTKAKEKAAQGAADATLLLGKIDKETIRQLEKVLGASFGLGDEDDDGVVKDEVEDVVVTATDDNNDEDKPPLLIGAGSKPLQEPELIDLDLTALGGDKADRRAALKLLQQLIQAELAEGEDEAPVQAEKEAAAATGEKPKQKQENKKPKAQKPPPSHDETLAAPALPAAVADAPPRDEL; this is encoded by the exons atgtcccaCCTCGCAATCTACCTGCTGGGCCTGGCAACGCTGTCCGCCCGCGCAAGCCACAGCGGGCTGCAGGACCTGGCCGCGTTCCCAAAGTACGAGGTCTTCTTCCTGCCCGACCTCCCCATCGCGCAGAGTGAcgcgagccgctgccgccggaCAGGGCtcgcacacgacgacgactggctcGAGCTGCGGCCCGAGTCGCGTGCGCTCGATGCAGGGGACAGTGACGATGGCGAGAACGTGTCGTTCGACGCGCCGACAACCGTCCAGTTCATGCCCCTCCACTACACGCCGCCTGGGACAGACGAGATCTCGACCTACCTCTGCGCCCTGCCGTCCCTCAACGTCACCGAGAGCCAGGTCAACGACAACGCGCGgtacgaggacgacgagcccgaacCTGACCCCGTTGCGTCGTGGCAGGCGCTCAgccacctcgacggcaagtGCCTGTACCTCCGTCACGCGTGGTTCACCTACGC CTACTGCCATAACTCGCATCTCCGCCAGTTCCGCGCCCTCCAGCAGGACCAGTACCCTCACATTGCAGGCTccgaccccgaggaggaTCCCGCGTTCGACGCGTACTCCCTCGGCCAGGCGCACCCCGTCagcaagaagggcaaggcggcgctgcCTCCTGgccagcgacgcggcgcagcagcgccaaagggcgaggtcgaacccgtcgcgccgcctgAGGCACCTGCGGAGCAGGTGTCAACGTTCGGTGTCGGCCCAGCATCACGGTACCTCAAGCAGCGGTGGACGGACGGCACAAAGTGCGACAAGACGGGCAAGCCGCGCGAGGTCGAAGTCCAGGTCCACTGCAGCATGACGTCGACCGACGTGCTGTACATGGTCAAGGAGATCACGACGTGCCAGTACGTGGTGGTGATCCACTCGCCGCACCTGTGCTCCTTGCCTGGCTTCCGCCCGTCGTCAAGCGACCACATCGTGCCTGCCCCGATCCGGTGCCGGCTGGTGATCTCGGACAGCGAGATGGAGGACTGGATGGACGCCGGCGTTgcgggcgaggagaagaCGTGGGGTGGCGAGGTGCCACGACTCCCTGAGCGGCCtagggaggacgaggtcaagtccgacgagcccgaggacaagaccaaggcgaaggagaaggccgcgcagggcgccgccgacgcaaCGCTACTTCTGGGCAAGATTGACAAGGAGACTATCCGCCAGCTGGAGaaggtgctcggcgcgtcgtttggccttggcgacgaggacgacgacggagtGGTgaaggacgaggtggaggacgTGGTTGTCACGGCAACggacgacaacaacgacgaggacaagcccCCACTCCTCATCGGCGCGGGATCCAAGCCGCTCCAGGAGCCTGAGCTtatcgacctcgacctcacaGCTCTTGGCGGAGACAAGGCCGACCGGCGAGCCGCACTCAAGCTGCTCCAGCAGCTCatccaggccgagctcgccgagggcgaagaCGAGGCGCCGGTccaggccgagaaggaggcagcagcggcgacaggcGAGAAGCCGAAGCAGAAGCAGGAGAAcaagaagcccaaggcgCAGAAGCCGCCTCCATCACACGACGAGACGCTGGCCGCCCCCGCACtccccgccgctgtcgccgacgccccaCCCCGCGACGAACTATAG
- the NUDT15_0 gene encoding Nudix hydrolase 15, mitochondrial → MSPRNPTPLQSLLLPLKPASLQCLHRFIEYKRTPLAHPVPKKRTAAVAIILFVGRKGDLYVLLSTRSGELRTYAHDTALPGGKYEDGDEDEEGTAIGLPIDKDRVRCLTLLDPFIAGNQLIVTPVVFLVTDNTINPVLNPDEVKSLFSMPLAAFLHDRPADIPGWNFGLSERVQPAPLGSVPPPEKPPYTDNDDGGVGGREGRYYQYRDVNWGGGMVRMHRFLTGREGGGVKPVYGLTAAILLHAATVGYGEPPSFPATAPGQKTMVQRIAWMMKSGGALPRAAEAEGLLDAWLNEDDGGSGEEAKAKL, encoded by the exons ATGTCGCCGCGCAACCCGACACCATTAcagtcgctgctgctgccgctcaagccggcgtcgctgcA GTGCTTGCACCGGTTCATCGAGTACaagcgcacgccgctcgcgcacccCGTGCCGAAGAAGCGCACCGCGGCAGTCGCGATCAT CCTGTTTGTCGGACGTAAGGGCGACCTCTACGTCCTCCTCTCTAC ACGCTCGGGCGAGCTGCGGACATATGCCCACGACACGGCGCTCCCGGGGGGCAAGTACGAGgacggggacgaggacgaggaggggacGGCT ATCGGCCTCCCGATCGATAAGGACAGAGTGCGCTGCCTTACCCTCCTGGACCCGTTCATCGCGGGCAACCAGCTGATCGTGACGCC CGTCGTCTTCCTAGTGACGGACAACACGATCAACCCGGTCTTGAACCCGGACGAGGTCAAGTCGCTGTTCAGCATGCCGCTCGCGGCGTTCCTGCACGACCGGCCGGCCGATATCCCCGGGTGGAACTTTGGGCtcagcgagcgcgtgcagcccgcgccgctcggcagCGTGCCCCCGCCCGAGAAGCCGCCGTACActgacaacgacgacggcggcgtcggcggccgcgagggacGGTACTACCAGTACCGCGACGTCaactggggcggcggcatggtgcGCATGCACCGCTTCCTCAcgggccgcgagggcggcggcgtcaagccCGTGTACGGGCTCACTGC GGCGATCCTGCTGCACGCTGCCACGGTCGGGTATGGCGAGCCGCCCAGCTTCCCCGCCACGGCACCGGGGCAGAAGACTATGGTGCAGCGCATCGCGTGGATGATGAAGAGCGGGGGCGCGTTACCCcgtgctgccgaggccgagggcctgCTGGACGCGTGGctcaacgaggacgacgggggCTCGGGTGAGGAGGCAAAGGCAAAGTTGTAG
- the SPAPB2B4.06 gene encoding UPF0644 protein, whose translation MAALRLALPALRAGARVAAAPSITPVAPRRALSSTTRALAEAVATPAAPAQGFAGAKPKSSGAGRRWGIRLAVLLAVPVAYFAGAVAPPKVVLLLSPRYSPPPPDKDSKHGKALTEDVERELQDLFVVAEMRTKKDWYEARPYERFDPQKVHNSLTAGSLRGPGKLAIPPLAFAKNDESEAVLIVHLGRALCGHDGIIHGGLIATVFDESLARNALMNIDTHIGVTATLTLNYRSPCMADQFVIVRTKLDDKQGRKIRVSGTMETLDGERIADANALFVEPKWAQFLQSSGVTEALGAPTSRPNPAAERAV comes from the exons ATGGCAGCACTCCGtctcgccctccccgccctccgcgccggcgcacgcgtcgccgccgcgccctccatcacgcccgtcgcgccccgccgcgccttgtcgtccacgacgcgcgcgctcgccgaggccgtcgcgacgcctgctgcgccggcgcaggggttcgccggcgccaagccTAAGAGCTCGGGCGCTGGCCGTCGCTGGGGAATCAGGCTCG ctgtcctcctcgccgtccccgtcGCGTACTTTGCCGGAgcggtcgcgccgcccaaggtcgtcctcctcctctcgccccGCTactcgccccctccccccgacAAGGACAGCAAGCACGGCAAGGCGCTGACCGAGGACgtggagcgcgagctgcaggACCTGTTTGTCGTCGCTGAGATGCGTACCAAGAAGGACTGGTACGAGGCGC GCCCTTACGAGCGCTTCGACCCCCAGAAGGTGCACAACTCGCTCACGGCGGGCTCGCTCCGCGGCCCAGGCAAGCTTGCCATCCCCCCTCTTGCCTTTGCCAAGAACGACGAGTCTGAGGCTGTTT TGAttgtccacctcggccgcgcgctctgCGGACACGACGGCATCATCCACGGCGGCCTCATCGCGACCGTGTTCGACGAGAGCCTGGCACGCAAT GCGCTCATGAACATTGACACGCATATCGGCGTCACCGCCACCCTGACGCTCAACTACCGCTCGCCTTGCATGGCCGACCAGTTTGTGATTGTGcgcaccaagctcgacgacaagcagGGCCGCAAGATCCGCGTCAGTGGCACGATGGAGACGCTGGACGGCGAGCGGATTGCCGATGCAAA CGCTCTGTTTGTCGAGCCAAAGTGGGCCCAGTTCCTGCAGAGCAGTGGCGTCACCGAGGCCCTCGGTGCCCCAACATCGCGGCCCAACCCGGCTGCTGAGCGCGCGGTTTGA
- the nrf1 gene encoding Vacuolar transporter chaperone 1, translated as MSTQPLLQRTAKKRIALPVRVEPKVFFANERTFLSWLHFAVVLGGLAVGLLNFGDKVGRISAAMYTIIAYVDDQLLATGKISKAAILGKAGGVWATSSGYTLSQAEQDFVTKTAFTSPDSVQGTGITLNGFKFMTLRAGPDEVLGRKGERGVVIIPTTQAILVGEYDGTPAGDANVVVAKLADYLKSVGY; from the exons ATGTCCACCCAGCCTCTCCTCCAGCGTACCGCCAAGAAG CGCATCGCGCTCCCCGTCCGTGTCGAGCCCAAGGTCTTCTTCGCCAATGA GCGTACCTTCCTCTCGTGGCTCCActtcgccgtcgtcctcggcggtcTCGCTGTCGGTCTCCTCAACTTCGGTGACAAG GTCGGCCGCATCTCCGCTGCCATGTACACCATCATCG CTtacgtcgacgaccagctcCTCGCTACCGGCAAGATCTCCAAGgccgccatcctcggcaaggccggcggcgtgtgggCCACCTCGAGCGGCTACACT ctctcgcaggccgagcaggacTTTGTCACCAAGACGGCGTTCACCAGCCCCGACTCGGTGCAGG GCACCGGCATCACCCTCAACGGCTTCAAGTTCATGACCCTCCGCGCTGGGCCtgacgaggtgctcggcaGGAAAGGA GAGCGCGGTGTGGTCATcatccccaccacccaggccatcctcgttggcgag taCGACGGCACTCCCGCAGGCGacgccaacgtcgtcgttgccaagctcgccgactaCCTCAAGAGCGTCGGCTACTAG
- the rpl402 gene encoding 60S ribosomal protein L4-A, whose protein sequence is MAARPTVTVFSAAGESSGSVVLPAVFTAPIRIDVVQQVHKSIAKNRRQAYAVAENAGHQTSAESWGTGRAVARIPRVGGGGTQRSGQAAFGNMCRGGRMFAPTKTWRKWHVKVNQNQRRYAVASALAASAVPSLVLARGHRIEQIQEVPLVVSSSIESTNKTKAAVELLKTLAAYPDVVKVSNSRKIRAGKGKLRNRRHRQRRGPLVVYGKDEGLVRAVRNIPGVETSPVDALNLLQLAPGGHVGRFIIWTEDAIKQLDSIYENKSGFTLPQAKITNTDVTRLINSDEIQSVVRAAGQPTQKRPFTQKKNPLRNKAVLFRLNPYAKTLRRQELLRQERKAAGKTKKTASTGRAGKEFLETLLAA, encoded by the exons ATGGCCGCCCGCCCGACCGTTACCGtcttctccgccgccggcgagtcCTCGGGCTCCGTCGTTCTCCCCGCCGTCTTCACGGCCCCCATCCGTATCGACGTTGTCCAGCAGGTCCACA AGTCGATCGCCAAGAACCGTCGTCAGGCttacgccgtcgccgagaaCGCCGGCCACCAGACGTCCGCTGAGTCGTGGGGTACCGGTCGTGCCGTTGCCCGTATCCCCCGtgttggcggtggtggtacCCAGCGCTCCGGCCAGGCCGCCTTCGGCAACATGTGCCGTGGCGGTCGCATGTTCGCCCCCACCAAGACGTGGCGCAAGTGGCACGTCAAGGTGAACCAGAACCAGCGCCGTTacgccgtcgcctcggctcttgccgcctcggccgtccCCTCGCTCGTtctcgctcgcggccaccgcATCGAGCAGATCCAGGAGGTCCCCCTTGttgtctcgtcgtcgatcgaGTCGACCAACAAGACCAAGGCCGCCGTTGAGCTCCTCAAGACCCTCGCCGCCTACCCCGACGTCGTCAAGGTCTCGAACTCGCGCAAGATCCGCGCtggcaagggcaagctccgcaaccgccgccaccgccagcgccgcggtCCCCTTGTCGTCtacggcaaggacgagggccTCGTCCGCGCTGTCCGCAACATCCCCGGTGTTGAGACCTCGCCCGTTGACgccctcaacctcctccagctcgccccCGGTGGCCACGTCGGCCGCTTCATCATCTGGACCGAGGACGCcatcaagcagctcgacTCGATCTACGAGAACAAGTCTGGCTTCACCCTCCCCCAGGCCAAGATCACCAACACCGACGTCACCCGTCTCATCAACTCGGACGAGATCCAGTCGGTTGTCCGTGCCGCTGGCCAGCCCACCCAGAAGCGCCCCTTCACCCAGAAGAAGAACCCCCTCCGCAACAAGGCCGTTCTCTTCCGCCTCAACCCCTACGCCAAGaccctccgccgccaggagctcctccgccaggagcgcaaggccgccggcaAGACCAAGAAGACTGCTTCGACTggccgcgccggcaaggAGTTCCTCGAgaccctcctcgctgccTAA
- the RIM9_0 gene encoding pH-response regulator protein palI/RIM9 yields MGFASFVHTCILFCAFVCCLWACLTAPVLRFNRFLDVTTASAQLRLGLWGYCDMKTGQCSKVGVGYDLTALLTSTTNFKVINGYTTLTKGLVVVPITGGITFVGFVISACSHKFGYACSAFLGLIAFIFSLVGLIIESILFKAVQNELRKHTTATVSGYMVPHWLLVAATVGLFLCPFFGFYECCAARREQRGSKGRYVPVDHAGVPLAQYPQPMGRY; encoded by the exons ATGGGCTTCGCATCCTTCGTCCACACCTGTATCCTGTTCTGCGCGTTCGTGTGCTGTCTCTGGGCGTGCT TGACCGCCCCCGTGCTCCGCTTCAACCGCTTCCTCGACGTCACGACAGCGAGCGCAcagctccgcctcggcctctggGGCTACTGTGATATGAAGACGGGGCAGTGCTCCAAGGTCGGCGTGGGCTACGACCTCACCGCCCTGCTCACGAGCACAACAAACTTCAAGGTCATCAACGGGTACACGACGCTCACAAAGGGGCTGGTTGTTGTGCCCATTACTGGAG GCATCACCTTTGTCGGCTTTGTCATCTCGGCATGCTCGCACAAGTTTGGATACGCGTGCAGCGCGTTCTTGGGCTTGATCGCCTTCATCTTCTCGCTCGTCGGGCTCATTATCGAATCGATCCTGTTCAAGGCCGTGCAGAACGAGCTCCGCAAGCACACGACCGCCACAGTCTCGGGATACATGGTCCCCCACTGGCTGCTTGTCGCTGCGACCGTCGGCCTGTTCCTCTGCCCCTTCTTTGGATTCTACGAGTGctgtgccgcccgccgcgagcagcgcggctcCAAGGGACGATACGTGCCCGTTGACCACGCGGGTGTGCCCCTCGCCCAGTACCCGCAGCCCATGGGCCGCTACTAA
- the gno gene encoding Gluconate 5-dehydrogenase, which produces MPASSFTLDNLFSVRGRHVLITGAGTGLGQYMAKGFAANGAVVYLAARRASALAEAKAAVAAVADPEAVIHTVVLDVTDRAAVTAFIATLSRLDVLINNAGICLPDTPSSHKLPVAELQAALLSSPPDTWAATFATNVEAPYFLSASALHLLASSSHSGRIINISSIGALNSDPRSSQPAYQASKAAVSHLTRLLASKFREHGVRVNAIVPGLFPSQMQDPNDGKSQLSKAGDIVPLRRGGEEEDIAGTAIYLASRAGSYVDGDVIVLGGGRNWAGPEIHAP; this is translated from the exons ATGCCCGCCTCCAGCTTCACCCTCGACAACCTCTTCTCCGTGCGCGGCCGGCACGTGCTCATCACGGGCGCGGGCACCGGCCTGGGGCAGTACATGGCGAAGGGGTTCGCGGCGAACGGCGCGGTGGTgtacctcgccgcgcggcgggcgtccgcgctcgccgaggccaaggctgccgtcgcggccgtcgcggaccccgaggccgtcaTCCACAC cgtcgtgctcgacgtgacTGACCGCGCGGCCGTCACGGCGTTCATCGCCACGCTCTCccgcctcgacgtgctcATCAACAACGCGGGCATCTGCCTgcccgacacgccgagcAGCCACAAGCTCCCCGTGGCGGAGCTGCAGGCTGCGCtgctctcctcgccgccagaCACCTGGGCAGCGACATTCGCGACCAACGTCGAGGCGCCGTACTTTCTCTCCGCGAGCGCACTGCACCTCctcgcgagcagctcgcatAGCGGGCGGATCATCAACATCTCGAGCATTGGCGCGCTGAACAGCGACCCGCGGAGCTCCCAGCCAGCGTACCAGGCCTCCAAGGCGGCAGTGAGCCACCTCAcgcggctgctggcgagCAAGTTCCGCGAGCACGGGGTCCGCGTGAATGCCATCGTGCCCGGGCTGTTCCCGAGCCAGATGCAGGACCCGAACGACGGCAAGAGCCAGCTGTCCAAGGCGGGCGACATCGTGcccctgcgccgcggcggcgaggaggaggatatCGCCGGCACGGCCATCTACCTCGCCTCCCGCGCCGGCAGctacgtcgacggcgacgtgatTGTGCTCGGTGGCGGACGCAACTGGGCCGGCCCCGAGATCCACGCTCCGTGA
- the NEP1 gene encoding Ribosomal RNA small subunit methyltransferase NEP1: protein MSTKRSSSPPKRRASNPLSPTDVPPKTSKMSAEAPVFQPRSAAADVKIEEEDPAVAASSSGPSGEGSRAHELAPEVRSQLAAAVSASRITRPLPNSRRAAPAANFVPTAATVPKTGEEKENRRRLIVVLSQACLEAYRVSAGSGGKNASGKEAKYALLNCDDHQGILARTGRDIADARPDITHQCLLTLLDSPLNKAGLLQVYIHTAKGVLIEVNPSVRIPRTFKRFSGLMVQLLHKLSIRGVNGSEKLLRVIKNPITDHFPTNTIKLTLSGDAPTIRLSQFLPTLPETHSVAVFVGAMARGPDNFADAYVDQKISISDYSLSASVACGKFCCAMEELWDIV, encoded by the exons aTGTCGACAAAGCGCTCGTCCAGCCCGCCCAAGCGGCGCGCGTCCAACCCCCTCTCGCCGACCGACGTGCCGCCAAAGACGTCCAAGATGTCTGCCGAGGCGCCCGTGTTCCAGCCCCGCTCAGCAGCGGCCGATGTCAagatcgaggaggaggaccccgccgtcgcagcgAGCAGCTCTGGCCCGTCGGGCGAGGGAAGCCGCGCACACGAGCTCGCACCCGAGGtgcgctcgcagctcgccgctgccgtgtCCGCATCCCGCATCACGCGCCCGCTGCCCaactcgcgccgcgcggccccAGCCGCCAACTTTGTCCCGACCGCCGCTACCGTGCCCAAGacgggcgaggagaaggagaaccGCCGCCGTTTGATCGTTGTGCTCTCGCAG GCATGTCTCGAGGCATACCGTGTCTCGGCTGGCAGCGGAGGAAAGAATGCGTCGGGCAAGGAGGCAAAGTACGCCCTGCTCAACTGTGACGACCACCAGGGTATCCTCGCGAGGACCGGCCGCGACATTGCCGACGCCCGACCCGACATTACGCACCAGTGTCTCCTGAcgctgctcgactcgccgctCAACAAGGCGGGCTTGCTCCAGGTGTATATCCACACGGCCAAGGGCGTGCTCATCGAGGTCAACCCCTCGGTCAGGATACCGCGAACGTTCAAGCGCTTCTCCGGTCTGATGG TGCAGCTCCTCCACAAGCTGTCGATCCGCGGCGTCAACGGCTCGGAGAAGCTTCTCCGCGTCATCAAGAACCCCATCACGGACCACTTCCCCACCAACACGATCAAGCTCA CCCTCTCCGGTGACGCGCCCACCATCCGCCTGTCCCAGTtcctccccaccctccccGAGACGCACTCGGTCGCAGTGTTTGTCGGCGCCATGGCCCGCGGCCCAGACAACTTTGCCGACGCCTACGTCGACCAGAAGATCTCGATCAGCGACTACTCGCTCTCGGCCTCTGTCGCGTGCGGCAAGTTCTGCTGCGCCATGGAGGAGTTGTGGGACATTGTGTAA
- the Zfand1 gene encoding AN1-type zinc finger protein 1 gives MSLLDVGAQCYACTLIDFLPFPCPTCSHTFCANHIHGHGCESPDPPAGPSVKRRRGVCARQACENETIESIGGLEKGIDGEGIAREVRCPGCAEAFCISHRAQDAHACTAPRFYDARHNATIARREKAKELLAKHFPQQAAKERLNMPKQVDRTRSSKPEASAPEPNTRATATETPAQAAPPAEAPAAPAPPRPAGPEDKLFKAHLMTIRSLAKPLEPRFASTSRDESVTVEWVVDESGSRVRQWVAAPAGKYNPKAAGLALAGPPAKPARVWVPLSTPIGKLFDSLVAQGKVARPKEGADAKQALSLLRLSTQPGASREPVVLDLSQTVQTQISSGDVLVLVRGWTAA, from the exons ATgtccctcctcgacgtcggcgcccagTGCTACGCATGCACGCTGATCGATTTCCTCCCCTTCCCGTGCCCGACCTGCTCGCACACCTTCTGCGCGAACCATATCCACGGGCACGGGTGTGAGTCTCCCGATCCACCGGCAGGGCCGAGCGTcaagcgccggcgcggggtgtgcgcgcgccaagcaTGCGAGAACGAGACCATCGAGTCGATTGGCGGCCTGGAGAAGGGAATAGACGGCGAGGGTATCGCTCGTGAGGTACGATGCCCCGGTTGCGCGGAGGCCTTCTGTATCAG CCATCGGGCACAGGACGCGCACGCATGTACTGCACCGCGGTTCTACGATGCCCGACATAATGCTACGATAGCACGGAGGGAGAAAGCCAAAGAGCTCCTCGCGAAACACTTCCCCCAGCAGGCGGCGAAGGAGCGGTTGAATATGCCAAAGCAGGTTGACAGAACGCGGAGCTCCAAGCCAGAGGCGTCTGCCCCAGAACCAAATACAAGAGCAACGGCTACAGAAACACCAGCACAAGCTGCACCACCAGCAGAAGcacccgctgcgccggctccgcctcgccccgcaGGCCCGGAGGACAAGCTGTTCAAAGCCCACCTCATGACgatccgctcgctcgccaagcCCCTCGAACCGCGCTTCGCCTCCACCAGCAGAGACGAGAGCGTGACAGTCGAGTGGGTTGTGGACGAGTCTGGTAGCAGGGTACGGCAATGGgtggccgcgccggcgggtaAATACAACCCCAAGGctgccggcctcgcgctcgccggaCCGCCAGCCAAGCCGGCCCGCGTCTGGGTCCCTCTG TCTACCCCCATCGGCAAGCTGTTCGATAGCCTCGTGGCACAGGGCAAGGTCGCCCGGCCGAAGGAAGGCGCCGACGCAAAGCAG GCTCTGTCGCTTCTGAGATTGTCCACACAGCCAGGAGCTTCCAGAGAGCctgtcgtgctcgacctgtCACAGACGGTACAGACCCAGATATCGTCcggcgacgtcctcgtcctcgttcGGGGTTGGACCGCGGCGtag